A region of Candidatus Obscuribacterales bacterium DNA encodes the following proteins:
- the purF gene encoding amidophosphoribosyltransferase, translating to MCGVIGVAGNADAAREVFIGLMNLQHRGQDGAGILTAGAPGNSLFNLQHGSGLVENVFSERAFKSLRGSSAVGHTRYATIGRKDPNLLQPFLDYESGIGIGHNGNIVNCYALADELISKEGITPMRTNSDSEVILHLLAKYMKPGEFNSDNLFSAIKTVMSKLVGSYAVIGVDRDGNLFGFRDPHGIRPLELGKRVNGDGKVTYALASETVALSYLGYTDISEVKPGEAVWISSNGELKRQVIESASYSPCMFEWVYFSRVESETGDLSIYQARFKLGVLLADQLKDRGIKADVVVPVPETSRAAAIAIAESMDLPFRELLIKNRYVNRTFILEDQESRQEAIKRKLFPIAQEVAGKRCLVVDDSIVRGNTAKQIIELLRQAGAKEVILVSTCPPIAHPCYYGIDFPSKAELVACGHSDKDVADELGADLVVYQSMEGLKNALNQRSLCTGCLTGQYPTDISFGQEFETRRLNDRKKLANQGAKQ from the coding sequence ATGTGCGGTGTAATTGGTGTCGCTGGAAACGCCGATGCAGCTAGAGAAGTCTTTATCGGTCTGATGAACCTGCAACATCGCGGGCAGGACGGCGCCGGAATATTAACTGCGGGCGCACCGGGAAATTCCCTTTTCAATTTGCAACATGGCAGCGGGCTCGTCGAAAACGTATTTTCGGAACGCGCCTTTAAGAGTTTGCGCGGCTCGTCAGCAGTTGGGCACACTCGTTATGCAACCATCGGTCGCAAAGACCCCAATCTATTGCAGCCATTCCTGGACTACGAGTCGGGAATAGGCATTGGGCACAACGGCAATATCGTCAATTGTTATGCGCTTGCTGACGAACTAATCAGCAAAGAAGGCATAACACCCATGCGCACAAATTCCGATTCGGAAGTAATTTTGCACTTGCTGGCAAAGTATATGAAGCCGGGCGAGTTTAATTCCGACAATCTTTTTTCTGCGATAAAGACAGTGATGAGTAAATTGGTCGGGAGTTATGCCGTTATTGGTGTTGATCGCGACGGCAACTTGTTTGGCTTCCGCGATCCGCACGGCATTAGACCGCTTGAATTAGGTAAGCGCGTAAATGGTGACGGCAAAGTTACTTACGCTCTTGCCAGTGAAACGGTTGCCTTGAGCTATCTTGGCTATACGGATATTTCTGAAGTGAAGCCGGGTGAAGCAGTTTGGATTAGCAGCAACGGCGAACTCAAGCGACAAGTTATCGAGTCCGCATCATATTCGCCATGTATGTTTGAGTGGGTCTATTTCTCGCGTGTCGAATCAGAGACAGGCGATTTGAGTATTTACCAGGCAAGATTCAAATTAGGAGTCTTGTTGGCTGACCAATTGAAAGACCGTGGTATTAAAGCCGATGTCGTTGTGCCTGTGCCGGAGACAAGCCGAGCGGCGGCAATTGCTATCGCCGAATCAATGGATTTGCCTTTCCGCGAATTGCTGATCAAAAACCGTTATGTCAACAGAACCTTCATTCTGGAAGATCAAGAGTCCCGACAGGAAGCAATTAAGAGAAAACTTTTCCCGATTGCCCAAGAAGTGGCCGGCAAGCGTTGTCTAGTTGTCGATGACAGTATTGTGCGCGGCAACACCGCCAAGCAAATAATTGAATTATTGCGTCAGGCTGGAGCCAAAGAAGTAATACTTGTATCGACTTGTCCGCCGATTGCGCATCCTTGCTATTACGGAATCGACTTCCCCAGCAAAGCCGAGTTAGTCGCATGTGGTCACAGCGACAAGGATGTAGCTGACGAGTTGGGAGCGGACTTGGTCGTCTACCAATCTATGGAAGGGCTCAAAAATGCGCTCAACCAAAGATCTCTTTGTACAGGTTGTTTGACAGGACAATATCCAACCGATATTTCGTTTGGACAGGAGTTTGAAACCAGGCGACTGAATGACCGCAAAAAACTAGCTAATCAGGGAGCAAAACAATAA
- a CDS encoding AIR carboxylase family protein, whose product MRINVLFGSESDKGIFEPLCNGLRAIGGVDVFFEVCSAHRDPERLRAIISEKPCDLYITGAGLAAHLPGVVASQTTTPVIGIPCNDILLGHDALLSIIQMPKGVPALAVGVSAVDHVVAFVTWYVRNIGTAPTLRINAPQWANKQIEQFKIPLQAIGWQFIDYLAESSSAPNVLDVVLADLATASVQVNKKCETFIALPVIESTPFQGDPRGISTITAQGGVWVGINNITNLQIALLELFPISIKEKDLLKELKGGVKQSVR is encoded by the coding sequence ATGCGCATCAATGTGTTGTTTGGCAGCGAATCGGATAAGGGAATCTTCGAGCCGCTGTGTAATGGGCTGCGGGCAATTGGCGGAGTTGACGTATTCTTCGAGGTTTGTTCGGCGCACCGGGACCCTGAACGCCTTCGCGCAATAATCAGCGAAAAGCCTTGCGATCTATATATAACAGGCGCTGGATTAGCGGCGCATTTACCGGGAGTAGTCGCCTCGCAAACAACTACGCCTGTAATCGGCATTCCCTGTAATGACATATTGCTTGGTCATGATGCCTTGCTATCGATTATTCAGATGCCTAAAGGGGTGCCCGCGTTGGCAGTCGGTGTAAGTGCCGTCGATCACGTAGTTGCATTTGTCACTTGGTATGTTCGCAATATCGGCACAGCGCCGACTTTGCGAATCAATGCTCCACAATGGGCAAACAAACAAATCGAGCAATTCAAAATTCCTCTGCAAGCGATTGGATGGCAGTTTATTGACTATCTTGCTGAAAGTAGTTCAGCGCCTAATGTGCTTGATGTTGTTCTTGCAGATTTAGCAACAGCTTCTGTGCAGGTCAACAAAAAATGCGAGACATTTATTGCCTTGCCGGTAATTGAATCAACACCATTTCAAGGAGACCCACGCGGCATATCGACAATTACTGCGCAAGGTGGTGTGTGGGTAGGAATCAACAATATTACGAACTTACAAATTGCCCTATTGGAACTCTTTCCAATTTCTATAAAAGAAAAAGATCTTCTCAAAGAACTCAAGGGAGGCGTGAAACAAAGTGTCCGTTAA
- the purN gene encoding phosphoribosylglycinamide formyltransferase, which translates to MSIRLAILVSGRGSNMESILRAIKDGELDAKVELVLSNNSEALALVTARKYGVHAIAVDNKGLSREEHEKRVLSELANYEIDLVVLAGYMRILTSNFLQQFKHKDGYFKVINIHPSLLPAFPGANAYEDAFKYGVLVSGITVHLADEKVDHGPILAQETFSRLENDTLESFKSRGLSVEHKLYPRVLQSIAKNGIRLLPNEELIKQ; encoded by the coding sequence TTGTCCATCCGTCTAGCAATACTTGTATCGGGACGCGGCTCCAATATGGAGTCAATTTTGCGCGCGATAAAGGATGGCGAATTGGACGCAAAGGTTGAATTAGTCCTGTCTAACAACTCAGAAGCATTGGCATTGGTTACAGCTCGCAAATATGGCGTCCATGCAATTGCCGTGGACAACAAAGGATTGTCGCGCGAAGAGCATGAGAAAAGAGTGCTTAGCGAATTGGCTAACTACGAAATAGATTTGGTTGTGCTCGCCGGTTACATGCGCATTCTCACGAGCAATTTCCTTCAGCAATTCAAACACAAGGATGGCTACTTCAAAGTGATAAATATTCACCCGTCGCTGTTGCCCGCATTTCCAGGGGCAAATGCGTACGAAGATGCTTTCAAATACGGGGTGCTTGTGTCAGGCATAACGGTTCACTTGGCTGACGAAAAGGTTGATCATGGACCTATTCTGGCTCAAGAGACATTCTCTCGCCTGGAAAATGACACACTAGAGTCGTTCAAGTCCCGCGGACTATCTGTGGAACACAAGCTGTATCCAAGAGTATTGCAGTCTATCGCAAAGAATGGCATTCGTCTTTTGCCCAACGAGGAGTTGATAAAACAGTGA
- the purH gene encoding bifunctional phosphoribosylaminoimidazolecarboxamide formyltransferase/IMP cyclohydrolase gives MALGAGEGSTGVVARENTKVKTVLVSVTDKTGLDRFLKRLERFDELKLIGTTSTHKFLTGNNFACTKVEELTNFPEILSGRVKTLHPRVFAGILARPSKEDRDCLSEMDIQEIDLVIVNLYAFEKKLSEGLPEAKMIEEIDVGGVALLRAAAKNFERVAVISSPEQYDMVIEELDAAGGKFTLELRRKLAYAALSRTAAYDASISAYLHEQVEKNSCDKCDHTSFTMPESVSFNLVKYQDLRYGENPHQAAAWYSPMGKDAWKVPFLQSQGKDMSSNNIIDTYCLLRYLREFEEPVACLIKHNNPCGIALGKNIDEAFDKAYACDPLSAFGGVFGFNGKVGAKLATKITENFVEIVLAPEFDKEAMDIFSKKKNIRVLKLNPEAKSQIGARPWQIRDLKDVGVLVEQDMEAPVKAADFKCVTEKKLDAGYEQDIAFTWSIVKHLTSNAIFVARHGLSLGFGIGQTSRIASVNHALTQAGANAKGAVLASDAFFPATDNIESAAKAGISVIIQPGGSIKDDEVIGACNKAGIVMLFTGQRCFRH, from the coding sequence ATGGCTCTAGGTGCAGGTGAAGGGTCCACCGGTGTAGTGGCAAGGGAGAATACAAAAGTGAAAACAGTCCTTGTTAGTGTTACGGACAAAACCGGTCTAGACAGATTTTTGAAAAGACTTGAGCGATTCGACGAACTCAAGCTTATCGGAACAACCAGCACACACAAATTTTTGACCGGCAATAATTTTGCCTGCACTAAGGTTGAAGAGTTGACCAATTTCCCGGAGATTCTTTCTGGTCGAGTGAAGACACTGCATCCACGCGTGTTTGCCGGAATTCTTGCCCGTCCGTCAAAAGAAGATCGCGACTGCTTGTCCGAGATGGACATTCAAGAAATTGATCTGGTCATCGTAAATCTCTACGCCTTTGAAAAGAAATTGAGCGAAGGATTGCCGGAAGCGAAGATGATCGAGGAGATTGATGTCGGTGGTGTAGCTCTGTTGCGTGCTGCTGCTAAAAACTTCGAGCGCGTTGCTGTAATAAGCAGTCCCGAGCAATACGATATGGTTATCGAAGAACTTGATGCAGCTGGTGGCAAGTTTACTCTTGAATTGAGACGGAAACTCGCATATGCCGCTTTGAGTCGGACAGCTGCGTATGACGCCAGCATCTCAGCTTATTTGCATGAACAAGTAGAGAAGAATTCGTGCGACAAGTGCGATCACACTAGTTTCACGATGCCTGAGTCGGTTTCATTCAATCTCGTGAAGTATCAAGATTTACGCTACGGCGAAAACCCACACCAAGCAGCAGCTTGGTATTCTCCGATGGGCAAAGATGCCTGGAAGGTGCCGTTCCTGCAATCGCAGGGTAAGGACATGTCCTCCAATAACATCATCGATACTTACTGCTTGTTGCGTTATCTGCGCGAATTTGAGGAACCTGTTGCTTGTTTGATAAAGCACAACAACCCATGCGGAATTGCATTAGGTAAAAATATAGACGAAGCTTTTGACAAGGCTTATGCCTGTGATCCACTTTCCGCTTTTGGTGGTGTCTTTGGGTTTAATGGCAAGGTCGGCGCGAAGCTTGCGACAAAGATAACAGAGAACTTTGTAGAAATTGTTCTCGCTCCTGAATTCGACAAAGAAGCAATGGATATCTTCAGCAAGAAGAAAAACATTCGCGTCCTGAAATTGAATCCGGAAGCAAAATCACAAATCGGCGCACGTCCATGGCAAATTCGTGATTTGAAAGATGTCGGTGTCTTGGTTGAGCAAGATATGGAAGCGCCTGTAAAAGCAGCTGATTTCAAATGCGTCACCGAAAAGAAACTGGATGCAGGTTATGAACAAGACATCGCCTTCACCTGGTCCATTGTTAAGCACTTAACTTCAAATGCAATATTTGTTGCTCGCCATGGTTTGTCTCTAGGATTCGGTATCGGACAAACAAGCCGCATTGCCAGTGTCAATCACGCCTTGACTCAAGCAGGAGCAAACGCAAAAGGAGCCGTTCTGGCAAGCGATGCGTTTTTTCCGGCTACGGACAACATTGAATCAGCAGCAAAAGCGGGTATTTCAGTGATTATCCAACCAGGTGGCAGCATCAAAGATGACGAGGTAATCGGTGCCTGTAATAAGGCTGGAATCGTCATGCTATTCACTGGCCAACGGTGTTTCCGTCATTAA
- a CDS encoding phosphoribosylformylglycinamidine synthase subunit PurQ, which yields MIAKALVLYGDGINCDLETEYGLSIAGFSPERIHATELLKTPGKLSECQMLVLPGGFSFGDEIASGKVLSIELKQRISAALHEFIDKKGLVIGICNGFQILVQLGILPVSKSGAQKVVSLARNSGGKFINRWVNLSVVNEHQSPFFAGLKEIDLPIRHGEGRLTLGVNPGKEVSELVSKHTVLRYRDDVNGSYEKAAALTNEQGNVLGLMPHPEAFIRWSQHPSWTDSKKEPSETPHGLVILQNARKALG from the coding sequence ATGATAGCAAAAGCATTAGTACTTTATGGAGACGGCATTAATTGCGATCTTGAAACGGAATATGGCTTGTCGATTGCCGGATTTTCTCCTGAGAGAATTCATGCCACGGAATTATTGAAAACACCAGGAAAATTAAGCGAATGCCAAATGCTTGTCTTGCCTGGTGGGTTTTCTTTTGGAGACGAAATCGCCAGCGGCAAAGTTTTGAGCATTGAGTTGAAGCAAAGAATAAGCGCGGCGCTGCATGAGTTTATTGACAAAAAGGGCTTAGTAATAGGCATTTGTAATGGCTTTCAAATACTTGTTCAGCTTGGTATTTTGCCGGTTTCAAAAAGTGGTGCACAGAAAGTCGTCAGCCTTGCTCGCAACAGTGGCGGTAAATTTATCAATCGCTGGGTCAACTTGTCTGTAGTTAACGAACATCAAAGTCCATTTTTTGCCGGATTGAAAGAAATTGATTTGCCGATTCGCCACGGAGAAGGACGACTTACTTTAGGTGTCAACCCAGGTAAGGAGGTTTCTGAGTTGGTCAGTAAACATACCGTGCTGCGTTATCGCGATGACGTAAACGGCAGCTACGAAAAGGCAGCAGCTCTCACCAACGAACAAGGAAATGTTCTTGGACTGATGCCGCATCCGGAAGCATTTATTCGTTGGTCACAACACCCAAGTTGGACAGACTCTAAAAAAGAACCCAGTGAGACACCTCATGGTTTGGTCATTTTACAAAACGCCCGCAAGGCACTTGGTTAA
- the purM gene encoding phosphoribosylformylglycinamidine cyclo-ligase — translation MAADTYAKAGVDVKRAEEFVKRLKNQSLRQGHETLWEAAGGYAAVYPVSASRAVAVTTDGVGTKLLVANELSKFDTIGIDLVAMCANDLICVGAQPTIFLDYFAIGKLEDNVADEVIAGIVKGCDQAGMLLAGGETAEMPGLYAPGHFDLAGFALGLVSKSKLITGGEIRPGQKLIGVASSGIHSNGLSLARKVLADDKASWHDLLTPTLIYVEPVNEILGRRPEAIKGMAHITGGGWRNLFRLNDTVGFHFENRLPVPDILQKIGRTVPEEEMYKTFNMGMGLGIITDDSHQQLVLECLKEAGFTAQVVGSVTDKPGVITIAGSQIVIKEE, via the coding sequence ATGGCGGCAGACACATACGCAAAAGCTGGAGTAGACGTTAAACGAGCAGAAGAGTTCGTCAAGCGCCTGAAGAATCAGTCGTTAAGGCAAGGACACGAAACTCTCTGGGAAGCTGCCGGTGGTTACGCTGCTGTTTATCCAGTATCGGCAAGTAGAGCCGTCGCTGTTACTACAGATGGTGTCGGCACGAAGTTGCTTGTTGCCAATGAGTTGAGTAAATTTGACACGATAGGTATCGACCTTGTTGCGATGTGCGCCAATGACCTCATTTGTGTGGGCGCGCAGCCGACTATTTTCCTTGATTACTTTGCTATTGGAAAACTGGAAGACAACGTCGCTGATGAAGTAATTGCCGGCATAGTCAAAGGCTGCGATCAAGCAGGCATGCTATTGGCAGGCGGTGAGACGGCGGAAATGCCGGGACTCTATGCACCAGGTCACTTCGACTTAGCTGGTTTCGCTCTAGGGCTTGTATCCAAAAGCAAACTAATTACAGGCGGTGAAATACGCCCAGGTCAAAAACTAATTGGTGTCGCATCAAGCGGCATACACTCCAATGGCTTGTCTTTGGCTCGTAAAGTCCTTGCTGACGACAAAGCAAGTTGGCATGATCTTTTAACGCCCACTCTAATTTATGTTGAACCAGTCAATGAAATTCTCGGCAGACGTCCCGAAGCAATTAAGGGCATGGCGCATATAACTGGCGGCGGCTGGCGAAACCTTTTCCGGTTGAATGACACTGTTGGTTTCCATTTTGAAAACAGACTACCGGTGCCGGACATTCTGCAAAAAATTGGTCGGACAGTACCGGAAGAAGAAATGTACAAGACATTCAACATGGGCATGGGATTGGGAATAATCACCGATGATTCCCATCAACAACTGGTTCTGGAATGCCTTAAAGAAGCTGGTTTTACAGCGCAAGTGGTTGGTTCAGTTACAGATAAGCCGGGAGTGATCACCATTGCCGGTTCTCAAATTGTCATCAAGGAGGAATAG
- the purD gene encoding phosphoribosylamine--glycine ligase gives MKKPVKILVLGGGGRENALCWKLAQSPVCEEIYCAPGNGGTASLDKVKNLDIDILDFNTVKKFCKDEPIDLVVVGPELPLSQSIVDVLEADGIRVFGPNRQGACLEWSKAYAKEFMENAGIPNAKFEVVDSLTKTEAVIKNHWARVIKVDGLAAGKGVFVCADEKEAQEAAEKIFKQRAFGDAGNKVVIEEKLSGDELSLLALCDGTNLVPMLASQDHKRRFENDRGPNTGGMGAYAPVELYKRHEKAIEEHVLNPIRKALKEGKLVFKGVLFIGLMISDKPYVLEFNTRFGDPETQTILPLLKSDLLEALWACTEKTLDKVKLEWSSNSSCCVCLVADNYPEGSSKGQRIEISSDIEDAVVFHAGTKLADGKLVTNGGRVLNVVGVAPTMSEAIAAAYNAIPSIKFTGMAYRRDIARRASACPSV, from the coding sequence ATGAAGAAGCCTGTGAAAATTCTGGTCCTGGGCGGAGGGGGGCGTGAAAATGCTCTTTGTTGGAAGCTCGCGCAAAGTCCTGTGTGCGAAGAGATCTATTGCGCACCAGGCAACGGCGGCACGGCAAGTCTCGATAAAGTAAAAAACCTCGATATCGACATCCTCGATTTCAACACGGTAAAGAAGTTCTGCAAAGACGAGCCTATTGATCTTGTCGTGGTGGGACCGGAATTACCTCTGTCTCAAAGCATCGTTGATGTGCTTGAGGCGGACGGCATTCGTGTCTTTGGCCCTAACAGACAAGGTGCTTGCCTCGAGTGGAGCAAAGCTTACGCCAAGGAATTCATGGAAAACGCCGGCATCCCGAATGCAAAGTTTGAGGTCGTCGATTCACTTACTAAGACCGAAGCCGTAATCAAAAACCATTGGGCGAGAGTCATAAAGGTTGATGGTTTGGCAGCCGGCAAAGGCGTTTTTGTTTGTGCTGATGAAAAGGAAGCTCAAGAAGCAGCCGAAAAAATATTCAAACAAAGAGCATTTGGCGATGCAGGCAACAAGGTAGTAATTGAAGAAAAACTATCCGGTGACGAGCTGTCACTTTTAGCTTTGTGTGACGGCACAAACCTTGTGCCGATGCTTGCCAGTCAGGACCACAAGCGTCGTTTTGAAAACGACAGAGGACCAAACACTGGCGGCATGGGTGCATATGCTCCAGTTGAACTCTACAAGCGCCATGAAAAGGCTATTGAGGAACATGTGTTAAACCCAATTCGCAAAGCTCTAAAAGAAGGCAAACTTGTTTTCAAAGGAGTGCTTTTCATTGGTCTTATGATCAGTGACAAGCCGTATGTTTTGGAATTCAATACAAGATTTGGCGATCCGGAAACACAGACGATATTGCCATTGTTGAAATCCGATCTGTTAGAGGCTCTTTGGGCTTGCACTGAAAAGACGCTGGATAAAGTAAAACTAGAATGGTCTAGTAACTCAAGTTGTTGTGTTTGTTTGGTTGCAGACAACTACCCGGAAGGCTCGTCCAAAGGACAGCGAATTGAAATATCGTCGGATATTGAAGATGCTGTTGTGTTTCATGCAGGCACGAAATTAGCTGATGGTAAGTTAGTAACAAACGGTGGACGAGTTTTAAACGTTGTTGGTGTGGCTCCCACAATGTCTGAGGCCATCGCCGCCGCTTACAATGCAATTCCATCGATAAAGTTTACCGGCATGGCTTATCGCCGCGATATTGCCAGGAGGGCGTCAGCTTGTCCATCCGTCTAG